CCTGGAAGGTGCTGGCCGTGGTCGGCATCGTCGGCACCGTCGGCTTCGGCCTGGCGTGGCGGACGGCCGAGTCGCGTGCGGTCACCGAGGACGGCCTCTCCCCGGCCGCGGTCGAGATGCGCGCCGCCGGGCGGGACTTCGCCATCGCCCTCACCAACTTCGACGCCGACACCATCGACGCCGACTTCGACCGCATCCTCGCCGCGGCCGACGGCCAGTTCGCCGAGGAGGCGGAGCGCTTCTACGACGAGGAGGTCCGCGCCGACCTCCGGGACGCCCGGGCCACCAGCCGCAGCGAGATCAGCGAGATCTACGTGCAGGGCTTCGACGGCGACCGGGGGAGCGTGTTCGCCGTGGTCGACCAGACGGTGGCCAACAACCTCAGCCCCCAGCCGGTGACCGACACCCTCCGGGTCGACATCGGCCTGCAGCGGAGCGGGGCGGACTGGAAGGTGGTCGAGGTCGACGTCCTCGACGCCCCCATCCCGGCCCAGGCGGCCCAGCCCGGGGCCCCGGGCGACGACGGGGCCGGCGAGGTCGCCCCGCCGACCACGGCCGGACCCTCCGGCGGCGGGTGACGGCCCCGACGCCGTCGTCGTCCACCGTCGGGCGCCCCATGACCCATGCCACAGGCGGGTGCCGCCGGGGTGGGTTGCATCGGGGGGATCGGCGCCTATGATCCGCCGCGACCGCCCATCCGGAGGCGGGTGACGAAGGATCTCATGGCTGACGACGAGACGATCGACGACGACGCTGTCGCCGATGACGATGAGCTCGAGGACGAGGACGAGGACGACCTCGTCGACGAGGAGGACCTCGACGGCGACGACGACGTCGTGCTGGGCGAGGAGGACGTCGACGACGACGCCGAGGACGACGACGAGGACGAGGAGGAGGGCGACGGGGCCAAGGGCAAGGCCAAGGCCGGCTCCTCTGACGAGGACGACGACGACGACGAGCCCGACCCCGACGACGTCGAGGAGGACCTCGACACCATCCTCAAGGACCGCATCGCGGCCAACGACGACGAGGACGACGACGAGGACGACGACGCGCCCAAGGTCGAGGCGCCCCCGGCCGAGTCCGGCGGTCGCGTCCAGCCCAAGCGGCCCGGCGAGTTCACCTGCCAGTCGTGCTTCCTCGTCAAGCACCCGGGCCAGCTCGCCGACGCCGACGAGATGCTCTGCGCCGACTGCGTGTGAGCCCCTCGCCCGGGCGGGGGGCCGGGTCGTGATTTCGGGCCCCTCCCGTCGGTGGGCCACCATGGGGCGCGTGGAGGTCGACCGGTGACCGAGCCCGAGCACAAGCCGTCCGTGGAGGCGGCCCTCGACCTCCTGGTGTACGCCCCGCTGGGGTTGGCCCTGGAGGCCCGCACCCTGCTGCCGTCGCTGGCCGAGCGGGGGCGCAACCAGGTCACCATGGCCCGCATGGTCGGCCGCTTCGCGGTGCAGCAGGGCCAGGTGGAGGCGAGCAAGCGCCTGGGCCCGGTGCAGGAGCAGGTCGAGGCCGTGCTGGTCGACCTGGGCCTGGTCCCCCGCCCCCCGGGGCCGTCGACCCGGCCCTCGGGCACCTCGACCCCGACGTCGGCCTCCTCGCCGGACGACCCTGCCGGGTCCGCTGACGGGACCGGCCCCGAGCCCGCCCTCGAGGTGGTGCCCGACCCGGAGCCCGTGCCCGACGCGCCGGCCGCCGAGGACCTCGCCGTCACCGACTACGACAGCCTGGCCGCCTCCCAGGTCGTGCCCCGGCTCCGGGGCCTCAGCGCCGAGGGGCTGGAGGACGTGCGCCGCTACGAGGCCGCGGGCCGGGGGCGCAAGACGATCCTCAACCGGATCGCCCAGCTCCAGGCCCGCTGAGCCGCCCGGTGGAGGCGGTGCGGGTCGCCACCCAGGGCGACCTCGACGAGCTGGTCCGCCTGGCCGAGCTGGCCCGCCTCGAGCTCGGCGACGAGCGGGGCGGGCCCATGTGGCAGCTGCTGCACGGCCGCCCCGACCCGCTGCCGGCCACCCTGCACGCCGACCTGGCCGAGGCCGACCTCGACCAGGGGGTGGTGCTGCTCGGCACCTTCGCGGAGGTGGCCGCCGGCTTCGCCGCCGCTCACCGCGAGGAGCTGGGCGACGGCACGGCCCTGGCCGTGATCAGCGACGTGTACGTGGAGCCCGGCTTCCGGGACCTCGGCCTGGGCGGGGCCCTGATGGAGGAGCTGCTGGCCTGGGCCGAGGCCCACGACTGCCGGGGCCTCGACGCCCTCGTCCTGCCCGGCATGCGCCACAGCAAGAACTACTTCGAGCGCTTCGGCCTCACCGCCCGGGCCATCCTCGTGCACCGCGACCTGCGCCCCGGCCCGTGAGCCCGGTCCCCGGCGACGGGCCGCCCCGACGCCCCCGGCCGTCGGTCGCGGTGGGGGCCGTGGTCGTCGACAACGACGACCTGCTCCTGGTGCGCCGGGCCCAACCCCCGGCCGCGGGGACCTGGTCGGTGCCCGGGGGGCGGGTGGAGGCCGGGGAGACCCTGGCCGAGGCGGTCGTGCGGGAGCTGGAGGAGGAGACGGGCCAGGAGGGGGCCTGCGGCGAGCTGGTGGGCTGGACCGAGCTGCTCGACGAGGACCACCACGCGGTGGTGCTCGACTTCCGGGTCCACCTGCTGGAGCGCCGCCCGCTGCGGGCCGGCGACGACGCGGCCGATGCCCGCTGGGTGCCTCTCGGCGACGTGGCCGAGATGCACCTCGCGCCCGGCCTGGCCGAGTTCCTCCACGACCACGACGTGATCGCCACCATCACCTGAGCCGGAGGGCGGGTCTCCAGCCGGACCCCGGACGGACCCCCGCCCGATGGGGCGGGGTCCGTCCGAGGTCCGCCGGTATCGGGCTACTTGCCCTTCCAGACGGGGTCGCGCTTCTCGGCGAAGGCGGTGAGGCCCTCGGCGAAGTCCTCGGTGCCGAACATCGTGGCGATGCCCTCGGTCGACATCTTCCAGCCCACCTCGTCGGGCTGGTCGGTGGCCTCGATGACGATCTTGCGGCTCTCGGCCACGGCCAGGGGGGCGGCGGTGCAGACCTGCTCGGCCAGCTCCTTGGCCCGCTCCAGGGCGCCACCCTCGTCGGTGAGGTGGTTGACGAGGCCGAAGTGGTGGGCCTGCTCGGCCGGGAAGTCGAGGCGGCCGGTGAGGGCCAGCTCCATGGCGACGTTGCGGGGGATCTTCCGGGGGAGGCGGAACAGCCCGCCGCCGGCGGCGACCAGGTTGCGCTTCACCTCGGGGATGCCGAACACCGCGGTGCGGGAGGCCACGACCATGTCGCAGGCCAGGACGATCTCGGTCCCGCCGGCCAGGGCGGGGCCGTCGACGGCGGCGATGACGGGCTTGGTCCGCTCTCGCTGGACGAACCCGGCGAAGCCGCCCTTCTGGGTGGACATGCCGCCCGGGTCGGTGGCCATCTGCTTGAGGTCGGCGCCGGCGGAGAAGATCCAGCCCTTCTCGGTCGGACCCCCGGTGAGGATGCCGACCCAGGCCTCGCTGTCGTCCTCCAGCCGGTCGATGGCCGCCTCGATGCCCTGGGCGACGTCGGTGTTGACGGCGTTGCGGGCTTCCGGGCGCTTGATCGTGATGACGGCGACGTGGCCGTCGAGCTCGTACTCAACCATGGCTCGGACCCTAGGCGACCGGGCCACCCCCAACCTGACCGATCGGTCAAGAGCGGCCCTGCGGGGTCAGCCGGGGGTGTCGTCCGAGGTGGGAGCCTCGTCGTCGGCCGACGCGCCCTCGGCGGTGGGCTCGGCCGGGGCCTCGGGGGCCTCCGACGCCGGGGGAGCAGGCTCCTCGGACGACGCCTCGGCCACCTCGGGGGCCGCCGCGGTGGCCTCCGCGTCGGACGGCACCGGAGCCGGGGCCTCCGGTGCTTCGGCGGCCGGCGGAGAGGGCTCCTCCGACGACGCCTCGGCCACCTCGGGGGCGGCCGCGGTCGGCTCCTCGGCGGGGCGCTCGTCCAGGGCGGGGGTCTCGGGGGCCTCGGCGGCCGGGGGGGTGGGCTGCTCGGCGGAGGCCTCGGCCACGGCGGGGGAGGCGGCGGTGGCCTCCGGGGTGCCGGGGGCGGGCGGGGGAGGGGGGACCGGACGGCTGTCGGGCCCCTTGCCCTTGGGGCCCCGAGCGGGGCCGCCACCCTGCTTGGCGCCGGGCTTGGCGCCGCCCCGGCGGGGACCGCGGCTGCGCTTGGGCGCGACCGGCTCCACACCGAGGGCCTGGGCGACCAGCGGCACCTTCTCGCCGTTGGCCGCCGCTGCGGCCTTGAGCTCGTCGGACGGCTCGGCGGGGAGGGACTCGGGGGCGACCCGGGCGTGGACGGGGGAGAGGGCCAGGGCGTCGAGGACGGTGGCCCAGCGGTCGGTGGGGGTCTCCGCGGTGAGGGAGGCGGAGGCGGCCTCGGCCAGGCGGGTGGCCAGGTCGGCCGGCAGGGGCACGCCGGCCTTGGGCGGCCGGGAGCTGACCCGCAGGGCCCGCACCACGCGGCCGTCGCCCAGGAGGGAGGCCATCTCGGCCAGCCAGGCGGCCTGGTCGGCCTCGATGCGGCGCTCCAGGCCCTCCTTGAGCTGGGTGGCCAGGGCCCGGGTCTCGTCGTCGCGGGCGGCGGTGTCGGCCGCGACCACGACGGTGCGCAGGTCACGCAGGTCGAGCTGGTCGATGTCGGCCAGCGCAGCGTCGGCCCGGTCGCGCCACTCGGCGGTGCGCAGGCGGGGGAGGAGGCGCTCGGCCAGGGCCTCCAGCTGGGCCGGGTCGACCTCGGGGCGGCCCTCGGCCCGGGCCTGCTCGTTCTGCTTCTGGACGGCCTGGCGCACGGCGGGGATGCCGCCCTGCAGCACCTCCTCGGCGATGGGGCGCTCGTGGACCTCGAGGGTGTCGAGGACGGCCTTGCGGTGGGTGCGACGGGGCCGCAGTCGCTTGGGCTTGGGCCGGTCGTCGGGACGGGGCTTGCGGGGCCGGTCGGTGCGGGGACCGCCCCGGCCACCGCCCTCGCCCCGGGGACCACGGTCGCCGCGGCCCTCGCCGCCGTCACGGCCGCGGCCGCCCGGTCGGCCGTCGCGGCCACCCGGTCGCCCGTCGCCCCGTCCGCCCCGGCGGTCGCCGTCACGGCCACCCCGGCGGGGTCCGCCGCGGCGGTCGCCGTCGCGGTCGCGGTCCCGGCGGCCCTTCTTGCCCACCAGCTTGGAGGTGACGAGCTCGTCGTCGGAGAGGTCGCGGCTGGCCAGCTCGAGGCGCTCGGGCTCGGCCCGGGGCCCCTTGGGGGGCAGCACGGAGGTGACCTCGGTGCCGTCGAGGCCCATCTCGACCTCGGCCCGCAGCACGTCGCCCACCGACGCCCCGCCGGGCAGGACCGAGGCGTCGACCACACCCTTGGGCTGCTTGGCCCCGGCGGCCCGCCAGGTCCAGGACCCGTCGTCACGGGTGCTCGTCAGCTCGATGTCGATCCGGCGGGACATAGGCGGGCCACCGTACTCGCGCACCCCCCACCCCCTCCCAGCCGTTGCCCCCGTGCCTGGCGGCCCGGCGCCTGCTCTCGAAGCTGGAGCGGGTGAAGTGGGAGTCCCTGCTTGCGGAGCGGTGGGTGTCGATCGTTGACCGGGCCGGCTACGGGACGCCGGACCTGGTCCATGGCTGCCAGCTCCAGCGGTGCGACCGGGCGGTCGACGGGGCCCGCTACGTGGTGAAAGAGCAGGAGCCGCGTGCCGGCCTGTCGAGCCGGCCCGTCCTCGAGCTGCTCCGGGGTGACCTCAAGCAGGCCCGGAAGGGGCTGACGCCTTGACCTCTTGACGCCGGCCGCCGACGGAGAGGCCGATGCCTTGCGCCTGTGGTGGGAGTACGAGCGGGCGACGAAGCGGCGCCGGGCGATGGCCTGGTCGAAAGGGCTCCGGGCGTTGCTGGCCGAGGTCGAGGAGGTCATCGACGAGGACATCGTCCACGAGGGCGACAAGGAGCCGGTGCTGGTGCTGGTGCAGTCGTCGGCCTGATCGTGGCTGTGCCGCCACGGCCTGGACTTTCTGGTGTTGGCTGAGGTCGAGGCCGCGGGCCGGACGGGCGTCGAGCGGGTGCTGCGCCGGTACCGGCTGCCTCTGCCGGTGGGCTAGTAGCCGCGGTTCGCGGCGGCGAAGAGGCTGGCCAAGAAGGTGGGCACGATGATCGCCAGGAACACGGTCACGGCGAGCTTGATCTGGGCGACGTCGTGGCCCATCTTGCGATGATGTGGTCGCGCTCGTCGTCGTGCACGGCTTCCCCCTCCTGAGTCGCTGTCGGAGGGGACGGTGCCGCGCGCCACAGTGCACGCCGGCCGGGTCCGGTCAGGGGCCGAACAGCGAGAGCTGGGTCGGCTCGTCCTCGGCCGTGTACCAAGACGTCTGACCCCCGCACACGTTGTGCCGGCAGATGGGGGCAGGGTCCAGGGCTGGGCGGCGAGTTCGAGCCCGGCGGCGCAGTAGCTGATCTGTCTGCAGGCGTCGCGTCGAATTCGCCCACACGACGCCCCACGAGGCGATGCGGCGCCGTCTCGGCCGAGTTCGCCGGCGGTGTGGCGTTCGGTGGTGAACCCCTCGGGCGTGTCGAGCCGGCT
Above is a window of Iamia majanohamensis DNA encoding:
- a CDS encoding DUF4193 family protein, translated to MADDETIDDDAVADDDELEDEDEDDLVDEEDLDGDDDVVLGEEDVDDDAEDDDEDEEEGDGAKGKAKAGSSDEDDDDDEPDPDDVEEDLDTILKDRIAANDDEDDDEDDDAPKVEAPPAESGGRVQPKRPGEFTCQSCFLVKHPGQLADADEMLCADCV
- a CDS encoding GNAT family N-acetyltransferase — encoded protein: MRVATQGDLDELVRLAELARLELGDERGGPMWQLLHGRPDPLPATLHADLAEADLDQGVVLLGTFAEVAAGFAAAHREELGDGTALAVISDVYVEPGFRDLGLGGALMEELLAWAEAHDCRGLDALVLPGMRHSKNYFERFGLTARAILVHRDLRPGP
- a CDS encoding NUDIX hydrolase is translated as MSPVPGDGPPRRPRPSVAVGAVVVDNDDLLLVRRAQPPAAGTWSVPGGRVEAGETLAEAVVRELEEETGQEGACGELVGWTELLDEDHHAVVLDFRVHLLERRPLRAGDDAADARWVPLGDVAEMHLAPGLAEFLHDHDVIATIT
- a CDS encoding crotonase/enoyl-CoA hydratase family protein, whose amino-acid sequence is MVEYELDGHVAVITIKRPEARNAVNTDVAQGIEAAIDRLEDDSEAWVGILTGGPTEKGWIFSAGADLKQMATDPGGMSTQKGGFAGFVQRERTKPVIAAVDGPALAGGTEIVLACDMVVASRTAVFGIPEVKRNLVAAGGGLFRLPRKIPRNVAMELALTGRLDFPAEQAHHFGLVNHLTDEGGALERAKELAEQVCTAAPLAVAESRKIVIEATDQPDEVGWKMSTEGIATMFGTEDFAEGLTAFAEKRDPVWKGK